One window of the Lepeophtheirus salmonis chromosome 7, UVic_Lsal_1.4, whole genome shotgun sequence genome contains the following:
- the LOC121121606 gene encoding uncharacterized protein gives MSKKDKDQLPSVELLLELGHKASVKDQLWNHPEKVTKSGQFTHDWEFYIKGKDNGRCEYYFEKVVFYLHETFKNPVRVVKEPPYRIQEQGYAGFLINVEVYFKGTTDKDAFRKLSFTYDIFLSSFPPEKGMSKDAIKKRLPVSSPRKCHDKDYLVYSNSKHRSSSTSSSSRREKGGGHSTSISSSSSSKTKEKDHKNEKERRKESSKSSSRSSSSTREKELRKVPKLNEPIKKIKEPVQPVSKSKPNDTFTNLFGEPIQKDKKGSSSSKKEKTTSKEDKVRSSLPTTTVNNGTGLNSNSSSYSYSNSITPSPSVIPSSSSTSSSKSKNDKSLSKSPQPPPPPPTSTSSSSKSKSHKSSSKDRDWEKEKHKREKEHREKRHKEKEERRKREKEERLKKVKEQEVKEKLEDEEKERRRLEEELQLHRIKLKEQKERLEKEAREKKERDLKEKELRDRLQKEKERKEKKERERKEKEKRKKKEAAEEQKKLARAAAAAAAAEEVAAALKRKKEEEKERAAAAERDAKLAKERYEKSLKEKKLEEERKLISSSSKRKEKSKGYGTVLGILKSKAKEDASVKRLSDSDQGGGRGVESGSPLVPSESSDEEKEVLKRKEKKKKKDKKKKKEKEKKRKRKEKEESPSRSPSHSHSPSPVPAPSPPVSPIPSPVSIHSKSPIHSDSSYRSSSSPPRSVSITPPSSPPGIKEGSAPASSIHSSSSSTPASFPTSSNNSPNYSQDEEKGKDNNNVVEVEEVEVEVEEKKQEEDEDIHMTSSLIEPPQLVNSPVSPMSEDENIIPMEEEDVEHEEEVTLVEPEYHHPSSESYKKSWLNNSPTHPHVLLNLYSSKSPVQKDHQDYLPIEELSGDYFETLKLIQERINNPTESDNIGNIVRIVQQTGCYACDDEDNFDFDLCLLDKLTIKKIQKYLGLK, from the exons ATGTCCAAGAAGGATAAAGAC CAGCTCCCTTCTGTTGAGCTTCTATTAGAGCTTGGCCATAAAGCCAGTGTAAAGGATCAATTGTGGAATCATCCCGAGAAAGTGACCAAGTCAGGGCAATTCACACACGATTGGGAGTTTTATATCAAGGGCAAAGATAATGGAAGGTGCGAATATTACTTCGAAAAAGTCGTATTTTATCTCCATGAGACATTTAAAAACCCCGTTCGAG tTGTGAAAGAACCTCCCTACAGAATTCAAGAGCAAGGCTACGCTGGCTTCCTCATTAATGTGGAGGTGTATTTTAAAGGAACGACGGACAAAGATGCTTTTAGAAAA ctctccTTTAcctatgacatttttttatcatcattccCTCCCGAAAAAGGCATGTCCAAGGAtgccataaaaaaaagattgccGGTTTCATCGCCTAGAAAGTGTCATGATAAAGACT atctT GTATACTCAAATTCAAAACATCGTTCATCCTCGACCTCATCCTCATCTCGACGGGAAAAAGGAGGAGGCCACTCTACGTCTATTTCCTCATCCTCTTCGTCTAAAACCAAAGAAAAGGaccataaaaatgaaaaagaaaggagAAAAGAATCGTCCAAGTCATCATCgagatcttcttcttcaactcGAGAGAAAGAGTTACGAAAAGTGCCTAAGTTAAATGAgccaattaaaaagataaag gAACCCGTTCAACCAGTCTCTAAATCTAAGCCGAACGATACTTTTACAAACTTGTTCGGTGAACCTATTCAAAAGGATAAAAAAGGATCCAGTtcaagtaaaaaagaaaaaactacttCTAAAGAAGATAAAGTAAGAAGTAGTTTGCCCACCACGACTGTGAATAACGGCACTGGCCTCAACTCTAACTCTTCATCCTACTCTTATTCTAACTCAATTACGCCCTCTCCTTCCGTAATACCATCATCTTCATCAACATCATCCTCTAAGTCAAAGAATGACAAATCTTTATCAAAATCCCCGcaaccaccaccaccaccaccaacTTCCACTTCTTCATCCTCGAAAAGCAAAAGTCATAAGTCCTCATCCAAAGATAGAGATTGGGAAAAAGAAAAGCATAAGCGGGAAAAGGAACATCGGGAGAAAAGGCATAAAGAAAAAGAGGAGAGACGGAAAAGGGAGAAGGAGGAGAGACTCAAAAAAGTGAAGGAACAGGAAGTTAAGGAAAAGTTGGAGGATGAAGAAAAAGAGCGTCGAAGATTGGAAGAAGAGCTGCAACTTCATCGAATAAAGctaaaagaacaaaaagagCGTTTGGAAAAAGAAGCCCGAGAGAAGAAAGAAAGGGATTTGAAGGAAAAGGAGCTTAGGGATCGCCTCCAAAAGGAGAAGGAGCgtaaagaaaagaaggaaagagaaaggaaggaaaaagaaaagCGTAAAAAGAAAGAAGCAGCAGAAGAGCAGAAAAAGCTTGCTCGTGCCGCGGCTGCTGCCGCTGCTGCTGAAGAAGTTGCAGCAGCACTTAAACGGAAAAAGGAGGAGGAAAAGGAGAGAGCCGCCGCCGCGGAAAGGGATGCAAAGCTAGCCAAAGAGAGATATGAAAAGAGCCTTAAGGAAAAGAAACTTGAGGAAGAAAGGAAATTAATATCATCCTCGTCCAAAAGGAAGGAAAAGTCAAAAGGCTATGGAACTGTTCTGGGTATACTCAAGTCCAAAGCCAAAGAAGATGCCAGCGTAAAGAGATTATCTGATTCTGATCAGGGTGGAGGGCGAGGTGTGGAGTCTGGGTCTCCACTGGTCCCTTCTGAGTCCTCTGACGAAGAGAAAGAAGTACTCAAGagaaaggaaaagaagaagaagaaagacaagaagaagaaaaaagagaaggagAAGAAGAGAAAGAGAAAGGAGAAGGAGGAGTCCCCCTCTCGATCCCCTTCTCACTCTCACTCACCTTCACCAGTCCCCGCTCCCTCACCACCTGTTAGTCCCATCCCATCACCTGTTTCAATTCATTCTAAATCACCTATCCACAGTGACTCTTCTTATCggtcttcttcttctcctcctaGATCGGTCTCCATCACACCCCCTTCATCTCCTCCGGGAATCAAGGAAGGCTCCGCTCCAGCCTCATCCATTCActcttcctcctcctccacTCCGGCCTCCTTTCCTACCTCAAGCAACAACTCTCCCAACTATTCCCAAGATGAGGAAAAGGggaaggataataataatgttgTCGAGGTCGAAGAAGTCGAGGTGGAGGTGGAGGAGAAGAAGCAGGAGGAAGATGAGGACATTCACATGACCAGTAGCTTAATTGAACCTCCTCAATTAGTCAATTCTCCCGTTAGTCCCATGTCAGAAGATGAAAACATCATTCCCATGGAAGAGGAGGATGTGGAGCATGAGGAAGAGGTGACTCTCGTTGAACCCGAGTATCATCATCCCAGTTCCGAATCCTATAAAAAATCCTGGCTCAATAATTCACCCACCCATCCTCATGTTCTTCTGAATCTCTACTCCTCAAAAAGTCCTGTTCAAAAGGATCATCAAGACTATTTGCCCATTGAAGAGCTTAGTGGGGATTATTTTGAGACCCTTAAACTCATACAAGAACGGATTAATAACCCCACTGAGAGTGATAACATTGGCAATATTGTTCGAATTGTGCAACAAACCGGCTGTTATGCCTGTGATGATGAAGATAACTTTGACTTTGATCTGTGTTTATTAGATAAATTGACtattaagaaaattcaaaagtacttaggtttaaaataa
- the LOC121121682 gene encoding tRNA pseudouridine(38/39) synthase — protein MDLSQHSREELIQEIRRLEKHVLQLRNVIAKKGDSRDKKIIRHKKKGREFDHSLYKKRKVLFQITYFGWNYHGFTTQEDSCMTIEAHLFKALLTTCLIQSRETSNYHRCGRTDKGVSAFRQVISIDVRTNLKEGIGVFDYPDCKADSRPDMPHEIDYIKIINSNLPPDIQLIAWTPAQNRELSARFDCKKRTYKYFFPLGSIKSLSKMNEAGAKLVGSHDFRNFCKMDVSNGVLTYIRRMVNVSTSVLEPSKEKESSPYDLCVLKVEGNAFLWHQIRCIVTVLFHIGQGREEPELIDELLDIEKNPCRPQYGLASEIPLNLFDCSYEGLTWDYNLESLRTCIKGFQELWAEHAIKAQMIKACLDELESHFDERVIEQASALLPHSKQRIYTPFLEMLKCPSLEEKIQRLNKRRKRNENSD, from the exons atgGATCTTTCGCAGCACTCACGTGAGGAGTTGATCCAGGAAATCCGTCGGTTGGAGAAACATGTCCTTCAGTTGAGGAATGTGATTGCTAAAAAGGGAGATTCtcgggataaaaaaataatacgtcATAAAAAGAAAGGGCGGGAGTTTGATCATTCCCTGTATAAAAAACGAAAAGTCTTATTTCAAATAACTTATTTCGGATGGAATTATCATGGATTTACGACTCAAGAAGACTCTTGTATGACGATTGAGGCTCACTTATTTAAG GCATTGCTAACGACATGTTTGATCCAAAGCAGAGAGACTTCCAATTACCACCGCTGTGGCCGTACCGATAAGGGTGTGTCCGCCTTCCGACAAGTCATATCTATAGATGTACGCACAAACTTAAAGGAAGGGATAGGTGTTTTCGATTACCCGGATTGTAAAGCGGATTCGCGTCCAGATATGCCTCACGAAATTGATTacattaaaatcataaatagCAATTTACCTCCTGATATTCAGCTCATTGCTTGGACACCCGCTCAGAATAGAGAATTATCGGCTCGCtttgattgcaaaaaaaggacttacaaatattttttccctttggGCTCCATCAAAAGTTTAAGCAAAATGAATGAAGCAGGCGCTAAATTAGTTGGTTCTCACGATTTTAGGAACTTTTGCAAAATGGATGTGAGCAATGGGGTTCTTACTTACATTCGGAGAATGGTGAATGTATCTACCTCCGTTTTGGAGccttcaaaagaaaaagagtcTTCTCCCTATGATTTGTGTGTGTTAAAAGTAGAGGGCAATGCTTTCCTATGGCATCAGATACGCTGTATAGTGACTGTGCTATTCCATATTGGACAAGGTCGAGAAGAGCCGGAGCTCATTGATGAATTACTCGACATAGAAAAGAATCCTTGTCGCCCCCAGTATGGCCTTGCCTCGGAAATCCCTCTTAATCTATTTGATTGTTCTTATGAGGGTCTCACATGGGACTATAATCTCGAGTCTCTTCGAACTTGCATCAAAGGCTTTCAAGAGTTATGGGCAGAGCATGCCATTAAGGCGCAAATGATTAAAGCATGTCTTGATGAATTAGAAAGTCATTTTGATGAACGAGTTATAGAGCAAGCAAGTGCGTTACTTCCTCATTCAAAGCAAAGGATATATACACCCTTTTTGGAAATGCTCAAATGTCCTAGTTTGGAAGAGAAAATACAGAGATTGAATAAAAGACGGAAACGGAATGAAAATAGCGATTGA
- the LOC121121410 gene encoding ethanolaminephosphotransferase 1 — protein sequence MKRSKGYLEVEYLNEEALKGFQSYKYNSVDTSPLSNYVMHPFWNWVVDKLCPKWIAPNLLTLSGFICCVAHYLVLSYYDYDFANPLDIARWAWLAASILLFLSHTLDGIDGKQARRTGTSGPLGELFDHGLDSWSTTFITTSLYALFGNDPISSISTARMYFALWAVFLNFQISHFEKYNTGIMYLPWGYDVSMVSGSLLYLLTFFVTPAFYSSSWMPFSPGRVLEIILYIGSVGVTVPAAIYNIYLSYRDGTGKNRPFKEAIRPLVSFFTAFIVCVSWITFFPTALNEDPRCFYYMTGVLYSNIACRLIVAQMSNTRVELINALIIPTFVSLILVSLLPQKEHIPLLYLLTILLTVAHIHYGVCVVRQLCEYFDIQCFKIKNRSDTDDQQRQVQAVDKRR from the exons ATGAAGCGAAGTAAAGGATACTTGGAAGTGGAATACTTAAATGAGGAGGCCCTCAAGGGCTTCCAATCCTACAAGTATAATTCGGTAGACACGAGTCCTCTCAGCAATTATGTGATGCATCCATTTTGGAACTGGGTTGTGGATAAATTATGTCCGAAATGG ATAGCACCGAATTTACTCACACTGAGTGGCTTCATTTGTTGCGTGGCGCATTATCTGGTTCTGTCCTATTACGACTATGACTTTGCGAATCCCTTGGACATCGCTCGTTGGGCCTGGCTTGCCGCCTCCATCCTCCTCTTCCTCTCTCACACACTTGACGGAATCGATGGAAAGCAAGCACGGCGGACAGGAACATCAGGACCTCTTGGAGAACTCTTTGATCATGGTTTAGACTCTTGGTCCACGACTTTCATCACCACTTCTTTATACGCGTTATTTGGAAATGATCCCATCTCGAGTATCTCAACGGCTCGCATGTATTTTGCATTATGGGCAGTGTTTTTGAACTTTCAAATCTCACATTTCGAAAAGTACAACACGGGGATCATGTATCTTCCTTGGGGCTATGACGTGTCCATGGTTTCTGGAAGTCTTTTGTaccttttgactttttttgtaacTCCGGCCTTCTACTCCTCTTCTTGGATGCCCTTTTCGCCGGGACGTGTTCTAGAGATCATCCTTTATATTGGAAGTGTGGGTGTTACAGTGCCTGCAGCTATTTATAACATTTACCTGTCCTATAGAGATGGTACTGGAAAGAACCGACCGTTCAAAGAAGCCATTCGCCCTCTAGTCTCTTTCTTTACTGCTTTCATCGTTTGCGTTTCTTGGATCACATTCTTTCCAACGGCATTGAATGAGGATCCCCGATGCTTTTACTATATGACTGGCGTTCTTTACTCTAATATTGCTTGCCGACTGATTGTGGCCCAAATGAGTAACACTCGCGTGGAGCTTATCAATGCCCTCATTATCCCCACATTCGTATCCCTGATTTTAGTATCCTTGCTACCTCAGAAAGAACATATCCCTCTCCTCTACCTCCTTACCATATTGCTAACTGTAGCGCATATCCACTATGGAGTTTGTGTCGTAAGACAATTGTGTGaatattttgacattcaatgCTTTAAAATCAAGAATAGATCTGACACGGATGATCAACAAAG GCAAGTGCAAGCCGTTGATAAGAGAAGGTAG